Proteins encoded in a region of the Anguilla anguilla isolate fAngAng1 chromosome 10, fAngAng1.pri, whole genome shotgun sequence genome:
- the coq2 gene encoding 4-hydroxybenzoate polyprenyltransferase, mitochondrial, with protein MILPKSTRLSLLFLRRFHPGTCFSCLSIDHRPRNRETENGVFRTQGKSLFNSTFRTQGSWSHLLSKLDTGLGERRSFSLSAAGIVNSAPVAVQPYLRLMRLDKPIGTWLLYLPCTWSIALAADPGCLPDLAMLMLFGTGAVLMRGAGCTINDMWDKDFDKKVTRTASRPIASGEISQLQALSFLGVQLTSALAVLLSLNYYSIALGAASLSLVVSYPLMKRITYWPQIVLGFAFNWGALLGWSAVKGSCDWSVCLPLYFSGVMWTLVYDTIYAHQDKADDVLVGVKSTALRFGEQTKLWLSGFTGAMLGGLVLTGVNAQQTLPYYAAVSMAALHLSRQIYTLDINKPEDCWKKFVSNRNLGLLLFLGIVIGNLWKTRNDILLENGRKEE; from the exons ATGATCCTTCCTAAATCTACacggctctctctcctcttcttaaGAAGATTTCACCCTGGAACTTGCTTCTCTTGCCTTTCAATCGACCACAGACCCAGAAACAGAGAGACGGAAAATGGGGTGTTTAGAACCCAGGGGAAAAGTTTGTTTAATTCCACTTTTCGCACGCAAGGCTCGTGGTCACACCTCTTGTCCAAACTGGACACTGGTCTTGGTGAGAGACGATCGTTCAGCCTGTCTGCTGCCGGGATCGTTAACTCTGCACCGGTGGCTGTTCAGCCCTACCTCCGGCTTATGAGACTGGACAAACCGATCG GGACGTGGCTGCTGTACCTGCCCTGCACCTGGAGCATTGCTCTGGCGGCTGACCCCGGCTGCCTGCCTGACCTGGCCATGCTCATGCTGTTTGGGACGGGGGCCGTACTGATGAGGGGCGCGGGGTGCACCATCAACGACATGTGGGACAAGGACTTCGACAAGAAG GTGACCAGGACAGCCAGTCGGCCAATCGCCTCCGGGGAGATCTCTCAGCTGCAAGCTCTCTCTTTCCTCGGGGTCCAGCTGACCTCAGcgctggctgtgctgctgtctctcaACTACTACAG CATCGCCCTTGGTGCTGCTTCGTTGTCACTGGTGGTGAGTTATCCTCTGATGAAGAGGATCACGTACTGGCCCCAGATTGTGTTGG GATTTGCCTTTAACTGGGGAGCCCTGCTGGGCTGGTCTGCTGTGAAGGGgtcctgtgattggtcagtttgCCTGCCTCTCTACTTCTCTGGGGTGATGTGGACATTGGTGTACGACACCATCTATGCCCATCAG GACAAGGCCGATGACGTCCTGGTCGGGGTGAAGTCCACCGCTCTGAGGTTTGGGGAGCAGACCAAGCTGTGGCTGAGCGGCTTCACCGGGGCCAtgctgggggggctggtgcTCACGGGGGTCAACGCCCAGCAGACCCTGCCGTACTACGCcgccgtttccatggcagccCTTCACCTCTCCCGCCAG ATCTACACCTTAGACATCAACAAGCCTGAGGACTGCTGGAAGAAGTTTGTCTCCAACCGTAATCTCGGACTTCTTCTGTTTTTAGGAATAGTTATTGGAAATTTGTGGAAAACAAGAAATGATATTTTAttagaaaatgggagaaaagaggaataa